The Ooceraea biroi isolate clonal line C1 chromosome 3, Obir_v5.4, whole genome shotgun sequence genome contains the following window.
GTGTCATTCTCATATATCCATGCATGAGTATTTTAAAACCATcaactattttttttctattttttatattattacattcccatatttttattcttttgtttgttggaatttatttaaatcacatagaaataaataaattaatgattggCAATATTTATCGCATATTCGAccattatgaatattaataaaagatattaaacctgttcttcttttatatattaattttacatgtcTGATAacgctattatttttattccgttggtaattttaattttaaattatttagattaatatgtatattccaTATATGATGAGTGCTATGTATTTTTGTCAAGTCATAGCTTTTGCAAATATTGCAAAACCTTTTTTCAAACTACATTTACCAATAGCTAGTTTATACACAAGGTTTTCTCTTCACGTCGATATTCCGTTAATACAGCGTGAAATCGTTTTAGCCGCGAATggatttctttgttttttaaaacgTGTTCGTTCGAACGAGAACAAATCCCGGCGTCAGGTGCTTTCGAGTTGTCTATATGCCGAATCCATGATTAACTTTTCCAGCGTACTCGATGCTGGAAATCGATTTTAGATTATATCATGTTTACAACTTGAatcgatattaattgaaattaattaagcagTTTATTTGCTCGTGGAGCGTTACACTCTCCAAGTTTTATTCGTTCTCATATCATATGTATatcgttttataaataattatataaaaaatatccgcCAATACTTAATACGCAATTCCAGTGATTTGAACATGTGGAATCGTTGTATTACAGATGATCTTCTGGATctgttttcttcgtttttcctGTGCCTGGGATAGACACTGACGATATGGTAAAGGCACTTGATAATGCACTATGTTAATTGTCGATGCGCTTAACAAGAAAAACATGGAAAAATGCCTCCCTccgatttatataattttaaattatgttcTAATGTAGCTCAAAATAAGACATGTGCGtttcttataaatgttttgatGTGCTTATTCAACTTTAGccataaaattttttgtttaaatatttgcatatatttattagatttattagAGTTATCCGCttagaaaaaacaaaacagGCTTTTCAAAGATTGTACATaagaacattaaaaatatctcttatTTCAAGCTACATTACAACATATTAAAAGTTCGTCAAAATCCAAGGGGAGCATTtctctatatttctttttaagcaTCGTCATATAGGTATcgatgaagaaatatataaatgattatttttaggATACAATATGGCTTCGGTACACTGGCATGCCTCTGGGAATAGTTTTCTCTCGCCAGTCTTCGTGTTACTCTTGTTGCTCTGTCCGCACAACTCTACAGGTCAGCAAATGTCACATAGCATACTCGTTTATATTCAATATCAATCTATAAAACTCGAGGTAACATTTAGAAGAGCTGATCGATAGTACTACATTTCTGAgcacaaaaatgtttaatcagagatttaataatacaagTTCTCGCTTCgcgcataaaataataatacaagtaAGTTGCAGCAAGTTACTTCACTTTCTAGTTCTCTAGCTTAACTTTGTTTAAGTTTGCACGTGGAAAGCGAAAAGTATTAAAAGTCTCTATTTTATGCACAAACACGTGCATATTATACTTATCGATCTTATTATCATGGTTAACAatgataacattattattaatagtaatgtcattattattagacaatattaataataatttaataattaataataatcatgacATCTTGCCGTCATGATTATAACACGGTGTGGTGTGTTCCCGGTGGCGGTGGATGTTGGGTCGCGTTGGGGTACTTTGACTCGTCACACCGGTCCTCCGATTCAGCCCGCGAGGTAATTGACGCACCGCCGCCGCAACGAGACTACGTTCCATCACTGCCACCACCACCGGGAGGTCTCACCACTGCCAGAACACCAAGTACGTCCGACCTTTCTTTATTATCTCGTCTGCCTCCGTTAATTTTTACTTCGTAGTTCAGATTTCAATTTCTCGCACATATAAAGTATCAATTTGTGCGAATTATTTCGTCCCACTTTTTGCAGAGTGTGACCAAAAGTTCGTAAGCACTCCTAACGGGCCGTTGAATGGGTCCTTCCATGCACCGACGTTGATCAACCCCGAGGGCGAGCCGCGACAGtgcgttttcacgttcctcgCGGGTCCGCATCAGCGTGTCGAATTGATCTTCCAGCACTTCGGTCTTCGAGGAAAACCGCCAGAGTGAGTCttcttattttaatcttattgtcttgataaaattgttgtttttcatacatttcatacattgattatataaaagatctaaaatcatatataatttattatcttacaattattgtttcttctttctggagattgtaataaatatctgGATGAGGATAATAAGAAGAATGTGtttaaatgtatatacatatactttttTCTGGCTTATAGTGGGTCTGCTGTGGGAGAATTGCCTGCGTAAGTATCATATTGtgttcaatatatataataaaatataaaacatatgaTAAAACTTTAGTgaaagtatttaaaatttaataattaattaaacatctgATTTAAAAGAACAAAACAATTGATATTGGCATtagatatatgaatattagGAGAATTACATGCTAATAATACGGAAACAGAGAACGTTGAAAGTAAcatgaaatttattcattacacGTTACTTATTAATCTGCAAACGTATTCTCGACTTTTTTGCTATAAAACAATTATGATTCATTAGTATGTAAATGTAATGAGCACCAATTATGCATAACTTTATGCGTTATACGATATTTTgcaatgtatgtatgtacgtgggAAGAGGTACACGCAAATAGCTTACCGCGAAAAGGGACGATTCTCCTTTTCCAGCTGTGTTCACGAATACATGGACATATACTCGGAGATACGATCGGAGAATACGACCAAGCTGATAGAAACGCCGTTTGGTGGACGGTTTTGCGGGCCAATTCCACCTCGCCGACGAGTCTCTCTTTATCAGGGAATCGCGCTCAGTTTCTTCACCGACAAGAATGTCACGTTTCCGAACATCTTCAGTGGTGTCTACAGATTCCTCAATGCTTGTGAGTCTTGCTTACATTTCCGTTGAATCGCGGCGGAATTGCCGCAACGCGCATTGGAGAATTTTAACGATTTCCATCGCGATAACGGATCATTCAAACTTGTAAACCTGCAAAACCAGAGCAACGCATACatgatccattttttattttatatcctcttttattgaaatattatattttttaaatataaatattcaaattgtatataaatcaGGTACTTCTGTCTACATTGGCTTTAtacaaatattcaaaatataaatgatttgTAGCCGAGTATGAAGTGGGCGCACTGGAACCGAACACGCCGTGCACCTTCACGATACGCGAGCAAGCGAAACGTACCGGGAACATATTGTCACCCACTTATCCTGGCTCCTATCCGAAGGACCTCGTTTGCAGCTACCAGTTCATCGGGAAGCCAGGGCAACGTGTGCGATTGGAATTCCGCGACTTCGATCTGTTCTTCGGCGGGCCGCAGTACGTATTTGTCATGATCGGGtcttttatcgaatattttgaGACTTGTGCTTTCTGACAAGGCAGCAGGAGTAAAAGAAGGAAGTGTTAATGATATATACAAGATAAAGAGTAATTTTTTGGAACATCGTAGAATGtattgtacagggtgtcccatgggaagttgctgaaagtaaacgattggttctcccctccatgacttcagaaagggtcttacggttaacggtcgttcatctgagtgtccgcagttttattctggttgtggtagatgcaagtccgtgcgcgtcaaaataagtaatctgacgacggaagaaaagatttatcttgtcgagtgcttcttttccagaggaaaagtttatagcaatgcttacagggggtttcgtactaaatacggaacacataaagttaagagcgaaaacacgctgaaaaggttagagtttattatttctttaaacgtatgcgttacgttactccattttttggcaataaatctgcattaaaataatgttttgtgttatttttatcagaattatcgataattttatgcagtatggaactatccaagaccgtagacatgatctgccaggtccttctgtgtctgtagctgcagaagaaaacattgaagatattaagaagtattttgaagaggatccaaattcttccattcggaaagctgcccaagctcaagatggagaacttgatgcaaaattgataatttacacggacgaagcacatttctggctaaatggttatgttaataaacaaaattatagattttgggggtcggaaaatcccaacgtttccctggctaaacctttacgtccacaaaaaataacagcatgggctgcgatctcggtaaaaggaatttatctgcaattcttcgaatcaacagtcactggtgaaagttacaagcagcttctcgaaacacaattcttccctcatgcaaaaaaaagaggcctggtcagaggatttcatttcatgcgggatggagcgacaccacatcgaacccaggaggtcttcgaaacaatcgataaagtttatggcaatcgagtcatcggtctgagataccccaaatttgcccaggggaggctagaatggccaccgtactcgccggatttaaatccatgtgacttctttctttggggatacattaaggaccattgttatgccggaaatgcagaaacagtgtcagatttagtagtagctattaaaaaggtcgtcagcaacattaaagacgacatgttagaaaaagttttcacaagttttcgtaaaagaattgatttttgtacaaattcagatggtgcacactttgaaaatatttatcattagcttacttgattattagcatatttttcattaataaaataaactgatatacaaacattttgctaaattttatttatacccattaaaaactgcagactttcctctttccaacgcaatttttgttttttcaataactgcatacgtttaaaaatgacagctgattagtttcagcaacttcccatgggacactctgtatatgtAATGtgcaaatataatgtaatttttaatttgtttatccTTTTAGTTGTCCGTTGGATTACGTGAAGGTGTACGACGGTCTTAATAGTTCAAACGCCGTCATCGGCACGTACTGCGGCCAGCAGCGAAATTTGGTGTTGTACTCCTCGGAGAATAGTTTGTTCGTGCTGTTCGTCACACTAAAGCGCACGGCGAACACGCAGAATCGAGGATTCAAAGGCATTTTCGAGTTCTCGGAGAGTTTCGTTAGTTTGGGTAAGACAATTGTGGTTTTTGATCTATCACTTAGCGAAGTCTCAAGTACATCTCAAGAAGTACAAGTACCTCTGATGCCCTGTCGATCGCGTAGACTTTATAACGGAGTACCATGGCGAGCATATCCGTGGATCCGAGTGCGACCAAAAGATTCTCAGCAAGAAGGAGACCTCGGGATTCGTAGTTAGCCCAAATTTTCCATATCCTTATATACCTAAGGTCGTCTGCCGCTATTTTATCTATGGGATGCAAGACTCGCAGCATTTGGAACGGGTGCGACTGGAGTTTTCACAATTCATGATACAGATGCCGAAAGGAGAGtgagtatattattatattatatattaagtaacataattaattaattaattacttattgtTAACGTAATTAACagaaacgcacgcgcgcgtgcgtaaGGTACACCCTTTTGATTTTTTCGTTCTTTTAGAGCATCGTGCACCGATGGCTATCTGAAATTGTATCTGAAGGGGCAGGAAGCAACAGACTCTTACGACAAATTCGATTACGAGATGTGTGGTAACAAAAGCAATCCGAGCCAGGTAGTTAGCGACGGGCCCAGACTCGTGATGGTGTTCAGCAGCGGGGAATTGCAAGCGAAAGGCTTCAAAGCTAAGTGAGCACAATAAACGTAATACGATTAACTTgaggaggaaaaggaagtCCAggctaaataataaaaatcttctGCTGTCGATAGGTACACCTTTGAGACGGAATATAAGATACCGGGTACCGCGGCTCCCGACGGCACCTGCAGCTTTACCTACCGCAGTGACTCCCGCAAACGCGGAGAATTCAATTCGCCCCGGTATCCGAGCAACTATCCGAGCGACACGAATTGCACGTACTTCTTCCTGGCGACGCCGAACGAGCAGGTCGCTTTAATTTTCGATCATTTTAAAGTCCGAACGAAAAACATCAATGTCACAGTCGGGCATTATGGGTGAGTAAGTTGTATGCGTCATGCGTATAATCACGTTGCACGTGCATGTGAATTGAACTGATATTGTTTGATTGCTCTTGTCAGATTCGAGCTTTGCCAGGACGACTGGTTGGAAATTTACAACATGTATCGGGATAATACGGAGAAATTGATAGGAAGATATTGCGGCGGGACCGCGCCAGGCCCGGTGGAATCGAATCTCGGCGCTCTTGGTTTGAAAGTGATTTTGCACTCCGATTCCGAGCTTGTCTACAGTGGCTTCAAAGCGCGTTACACCTTCGAGGTCGCTAAACCTATTTTTGGAGGTACGAACGCGTACCTTACCTTTTCGCGAGGAAGCGCGCAAGCTGAAACGAGAGAACATTAAATCTCCTTCCTTTTAAATAGAAGatctgaaaagaaaataatttatttcacgtttcaaaaatatttacaagatCCTTTTCTTTACtcctttactttttttatctttactcGACGTTATAAGTCTCTGATTCAGAAATTATAAGGAATTGAATTTCGAGAAAATGTGCACGTTTCCCATTCCGTAATTAATTTcgctgaattatttatttcgcagATTGTGGATCAAATATTAGTAGCTTAAATTACGGTATAATAACCAGCCCGAATTTCCCGAACAAATATGACGGTCCCATGAAGAATATCGCCACGAAAACCTGCAACTGGTTCATAAGGGTTCGGCCGAATCACCAGATCCTCTTAAACTTCGAGCTCTTTTCCGTGGAGGGCGATCAATTGGGTAACtcgttactttatttatactCGCTAATTAAaagtcaatttataatatattttctttttgtattgttttctaattcctatatttattttcacacTGTATCAGCTATGAGATT
Protein-coding sequences here:
- the LOC105285712 gene encoding tolloid-like protein 2 isoform X3, with the protein product MASVHWHASGNSFLSPVFVLLLLLCPHNSTAREVIDAPPPQRDYVPSLPPPPGGLTTARTPKCDQKFVSTPNGPLNGSFHAPTLINPEGEPRQCVFTFLAGPHQRVELIFQHFGLRGKPPDGSAVGELPACVHEYMDIYSEIRSENTTKLIETPFGGRFCGPIPPRRRVSLYQGIALSFFTDKNVTFPNIFSGVYRFLNASEYEVGALEPNTPCTFTIREQAKRTGNILSPTYPGSYPKDLVCSYQFIGKPGQRVRLEFRDFDLFFGGPHCPLDYVKVYDGLNSSNAVIGTYCGQQRNLVLYSSENSLFVLFVTLKRTANTQNRGFKGIFEFSESFVSLDFITEYHGEHIRGSECDQKILSKKETSGFVVSPNFPYPYIPKVVCRYFIYGMQDSQHLERVRLEFSQFMIQMPKGEASCTDGYLKLYLKGQEATDSYDKFDYEMCGNKSNPSQVVSDGPRLVMVFSSGELQAKGFKAKYTFETEYKIPGTAAPDGTCSFTYRSDSRKRGEFNSPRYPSNYPSDTNCTYFFLATPNEQVALIFDHFKVRTKNINVTVGHYGFELCQDDWLEIYNMYRDNTEKLIGRYCGGTAPGPVESNLGALGLKVILHSDSELVYSGFKARYTFEVAKPIFGDCGSNISSLNYGIITSPNFPNKYDGPMKNIATKTCNWFIRVRPNHQILLNFELFSVEGDQLARGCPAAVLRMWYSLTSTPNELCGVKTTDANWGFLSEDNNMRLSFISADKAVGQQGFRAVWTEVSTDTDCQDQFLCTKSKYCIAESLRCNNIDNCGPDDASDEENCKFRKR
- the LOC105285712 gene encoding tolloid-like protein 2 isoform X1, whose product is MASVHWHASGNSFLSPVFVLLLLLCPHNSTAREVIDAPPPQRDYVPSLPPPPGGLTTARTPKCDQKFVSTPNGPLNGSFHAPTLINPEGEPRQCVFTFLAGPHQRVELIFQHFGLRGKPPDGSAVGELPACVHEYMDIYSEIRSENTTKLIETPFGGRFCGPIPPRRRVSLYQGIALSFFTDKNVTFPNIFSGVYRFLNASEYEVGALEPNTPCTFTIREQAKRTGNILSPTYPGSYPKDLVCSYQFIGKPGQRVRLEFRDFDLFFGGPHCPLDYVKVYDGLNSSNAVIGTYCGQQRNLVLYSSENSLFVLFVTLKRTANTQNRGFKGIFEFSESFVSLDFITEYHGEHIRGSECDQKILSKKETSGFVVSPNFPYPYIPKVVCRYFIYGMQDSQHLERVRLEFSQFMIQMPKGEASCTDGYLKLYLKGQEATDSYDKFDYEMCGNKSNPSQVVSDGPRLVMVFSSGELQAKGFKAKYTFETEYKIPGTAAPDGTCSFTYRSDSRKRGEFNSPRYPSNYPSDTNCTYFFLATPNEQVALIFDHFKVRTKNINVTVGHYGFELCQDDWLEIYNMYRDNTEKLIGRYCGGTAPGPVESNLGALGLKVILHSDSELVYSGFKARYTFEVAKPIFGDCGSNISSLNYGIITSPNFPNKYDGPMKNIATKTCNWFIRVRPNHQILLNFELFSVEGDQLARGCPAAVLRMWYSLTSTPNELCGVKTTDANWGFLSEDNNMRLSFISADKAVGQQGFRAVWTEVSTDTDCQDQFLCTKSKYCIAESLRCNNIDNCGPDDASDEENCLVAVPADSYAVPIGYAIGSILVALVLCLICHRMLRRRARGMQIDELPPQRVIDDRRHCYHQHNLLRHQHQDYAPGLRGFNQYQLEQPSPPSESDEDEAEEPEQSGDQETSSPDSV
- the LOC105285712 gene encoding tolloid-like protein 2 isoform X2, which produces MASVHWHASGNSFLSPVFVLLLLLCPHNSTECDQKFVSTPNGPLNGSFHAPTLINPEGEPRQCVFTFLAGPHQRVELIFQHFGLRGKPPDGSAVGELPACVHEYMDIYSEIRSENTTKLIETPFGGRFCGPIPPRRRVSLYQGIALSFFTDKNVTFPNIFSGVYRFLNASEYEVGALEPNTPCTFTIREQAKRTGNILSPTYPGSYPKDLVCSYQFIGKPGQRVRLEFRDFDLFFGGPHCPLDYVKVYDGLNSSNAVIGTYCGQQRNLVLYSSENSLFVLFVTLKRTANTQNRGFKGIFEFSESFVSLDFITEYHGEHIRGSECDQKILSKKETSGFVVSPNFPYPYIPKVVCRYFIYGMQDSQHLERVRLEFSQFMIQMPKGEASCTDGYLKLYLKGQEATDSYDKFDYEMCGNKSNPSQVVSDGPRLVMVFSSGELQAKGFKAKYTFETEYKIPGTAAPDGTCSFTYRSDSRKRGEFNSPRYPSNYPSDTNCTYFFLATPNEQVALIFDHFKVRTKNINVTVGHYGFELCQDDWLEIYNMYRDNTEKLIGRYCGGTAPGPVESNLGALGLKVILHSDSELVYSGFKARYTFEVAKPIFGDCGSNISSLNYGIITSPNFPNKYDGPMKNIATKTCNWFIRVRPNHQILLNFELFSVEGDQLARGCPAAVLRMWYSLTSTPNELCGVKTTDANWGFLSEDNNMRLSFISADKAVGQQGFRAVWTEVSTDTDCQDQFLCTKSKYCIAESLRCNNIDNCGPDDASDEENCLVAVPADSYAVPIGYAIGSILVALVLCLICHRMLRRRARGMQIDELPPQRVIDDRRHCYHQHNLLRHQHQDYAPGLRGFNQYQLEQPSPPSESDEDEAEEPEQSGDQETSSPDSV